In Bacillus sp. NP247, one DNA window encodes the following:
- the spoIIIAG gene encoding stage III sporulation protein AG: MDNKDKNSRFSFFRNLLNGDGKESNEKGKKVTPKFLLVLLILGIALMFSSNYLSPKKEEVPVFKEKTSQSQDKDVPTFGQKNNDNMSNVEKYEKAYEQELKASLEEIAGVKDVTIKVNLDSSEEKILEKNTVKRSQTTGETDKAGGKREVEDESLDEKTVIIREGDKETPIVLRTEKPKVRGVLVVAKGVDNIQIKAMVKEAVTRLLDVPAHRVSVSPKN; the protein is encoded by the coding sequence ATGGACAATAAAGATAAAAATTCGAGGTTCTCATTTTTTCGAAACCTATTAAATGGGGATGGAAAAGAAAGTAATGAGAAGGGGAAAAAGGTAACACCTAAGTTTTTGCTTGTCCTACTCATACTTGGGATTGCGCTTATGTTTTCTAGTAATTACTTATCACCTAAAAAAGAAGAAGTGCCTGTGTTTAAAGAAAAGACAAGTCAAAGCCAAGATAAAGATGTACCAACTTTCGGTCAAAAAAACAATGATAATATGTCAAATGTAGAAAAATACGAAAAAGCGTATGAACAAGAATTGAAAGCTTCTTTAGAAGAGATAGCCGGAGTAAAAGATGTAACTATTAAAGTGAACTTAGATTCATCTGAAGAAAAAATACTCGAGAAAAATACAGTAAAACGTTCACAAACGACAGGTGAAACTGATAAAGCAGGAGGTAAAAGGGAAGTAGAAGACGAGTCTCTTGATGAAAAGACAGTCATTATACGTGAAGGTGATAAAGAAACTCCAATTGTTTTGCGAACAGAGAAACCGAAAGTACGAGGTGTTCTGGTCGTAGCAAAGGGAGTGGATAATATACAAATAAAAGCAATGGTAAAAGAAGCTGTGACGCGATTATTAGATGTACCAGCTCATCGGGTTTCAGTATCACCGAAAAATTGA
- the spoIIIAF gene encoding stage III sporulation protein AF has product MQFVTEWIRNIIVFLLLATMLHLILPNSNLQKYVKFVVSLLLVVLILTPLFKLLQTDVNEVIANFNEEKYVADGSVKNSIDSKKKEIQALTRAYSLEEMATKMKKDVGKEFEKKYGMTVSEIQIVAVEHAEEVKSAKDIQSVVVTLKEKERSKNDAIETVKPIEINMKEPPKKIEETNVEMKDFFSSRWQLEDKQIQVQMEGRTGSVNGQ; this is encoded by the coding sequence GTGCAATTTGTTACAGAGTGGATTAGAAATATTATCGTTTTTTTACTCTTAGCGACAATGCTTCATCTTATTCTTCCAAATTCAAATTTGCAAAAGTACGTTAAATTCGTTGTAAGTCTATTGTTAGTCGTACTAATTTTAACGCCTCTATTTAAGTTGTTACAAACAGATGTAAATGAAGTTATCGCAAATTTCAATGAAGAAAAGTACGTAGCAGATGGATCTGTAAAAAATTCGATAGATTCGAAGAAAAAAGAAATACAAGCTCTAACACGTGCATATAGTTTAGAAGAGATGGCTACCAAAATGAAAAAAGACGTAGGAAAAGAGTTTGAGAAAAAGTATGGTATGACAGTCTCTGAAATACAAATAGTCGCAGTGGAACATGCAGAAGAAGTAAAGTCAGCGAAAGATATTCAATCTGTTGTTGTGACGTTGAAAGAAAAAGAACGTAGTAAAAATGATGCAATCGAAACAGTAAAGCCAATTGAAATTAATATGAAAGAACCTCCAAAAAAAATAGAAGAAACGAATGTAGAAATGAAAGATTTCTTTTCAAGCAGGTGGCAACTAGAGGATAAACAAATCCAAGTTCAGATGGAAGGGAGGACAGGTAGCGTAAATGGACAATAA